CGCAGGTGCAGGCTCCACCGTCATACCCGATGCGGCAAACGCACCCACCCCCGGCACCGCTACGCACGATACCGCCACTGCCGAGTCAGGCGCGGCGTCCTCTGATGTGGCGGAAGCGATGACGACTCCGATTGATGCACCGCTCTCCCCCGTCACGCCGCGCGCACAGGGCACGAATCGCCGTGACGGCGTGTTCCGCATCGGTGACTTCTTTGAGTCGATCACCGGGTATCACACTGCGCCGGCGCAGACCGCGCCGCATGAGTGGCTAATGCTTCAGGAATCGACCTTGGCCGCCGCCACCAATGGCGAGGTGTTCGCCGATCCCACCGGTCTGTTTTCCAAGACGCGCCAAGGGTTCAAGAACATGCCCGACGATGTGCGGCTCGCGCTGATCTCCAAGCGACTCGGCATGATCGCCCAGGCCGGTCAATATAATCTGCCGCGTTCGTTGAAGCGCGGCGACGGCGCGGCCGCATGGCTGTCCATCCACGAGTTCGTGCAGGCCACCGCCTCGTTGGTGTTCCTGGTTAACGTGCCGATGGTGGTGGGCTATATGCCGTATTACAAGTGGCAGTTCGCAGCATTGCGCAAGCTGTCTGGCTCGATGTTCGCGCTGTTGCCGAACGTGGGCGAACAGTTGGAAACCGTGATGCGATTGAGTTCGGCAGCCTGCTATGGCGGGGCCGGATTTGGCGAAGGCGGCAAGGGCGCGGCTCCAGCAATCGAGAAAATCAACGATATTGTGGAGCAGATTGCGGTGGATATCGTCAAGGAACTCAAACGCGAACACCTGACCACGTCCGGCGAGACCTTCCTCGAATGGCAGCGCCCGTATGTCGAGGACCACATCGCCTCTGATGATCCGGTGCTTAAAAGTTTGTAGATTCAAGCTCCCTCTGCCACGGCTTCGCCGTGCCACCTCCCTCATCAGAGGGAGGTATCAGTGAAAGGAACGTCGATGACCAACGAACTGACTGATGATGAACTGCGCGAGGCTATTGTGCGTCATGAATGGGATCAGTTCCAGCGCACCAACAATGAGGGTGGACGCGCGGCATGCCAAGGCAACTGGCCGGTGTTCCACCAGATGCGGTTGGCCCAGTTCCTCACATGGGAGCGGCCATTACTCACCAGCTATGCCGCTGATCTTGACGCGGCCGACCACGTGGGCCGCAACCTCGTGACCGAAAAATACGGCCGCATGATGGCCTCCACCGCACCGGAAAATTTCACGAAGAACATAGAGCCGTATATTCCGCGTCTCTCTGAAGAGCGCGCGGCCCGTCA
This DNA window, taken from Bifidobacterium longum subsp. longum JCM 1217, encodes the following:
- a CDS encoding DUF4125 family protein; the encoded protein is MTNELTDDELREAIVRHEWDQFQRTNNEGGRAACQGNWPVFHQMRLAQFLTWERPLLTSYAADLDAADHVGRNLVTEKYGRMMASTAPENFTKNIEPYIPRLSEERAARQEQVIAQQVAWAKDFRERYPKLGEAMRALTTTEDTPSATSFETYLRGELGTYSDQTFERYEAMIGERAAASPQRNITEETLLHTVQLGGFDTLEEAEASQA